Genomic segment of Ficedula albicollis isolate OC2 chromosome 3, FicAlb1.5, whole genome shotgun sequence:
CTATGCTCTGAAACTCACCAGCTGCAGAACTAATTCTCACTATTGTCGCTTCTTTTCTCATAGGTTTATGATGTTGTGTCATCAGCTCCTACTTGTCTTTGGCCTGTCACTAGCTAGTGGGGTATGTGCATCTAGAAGTTGCTACTCAGAAGACCAAGTCTCCATATATTTTTACTGCAACCTCAGAGATGTTCCAAAGGATGTGCCAAAGGATACAGAGAAGCTTTTCCTGACTTACAACTATATCAGACAAGTGACTGCGACTTCGTTTCCACTGCTGGAGCACTTGTGGCTGTTGGAAATGGGAGCACAGCTTGTCTTTCCTGTTACCATAGGAAAAGGAGCGTTCAGGAACCTGCCAAATCTTCGTGTCTTAGACTTGGGAAACAATAAGATTCTTCAACTGGATCTTGATGCTTTTGTGGGCTTGCCAAGTGTGACTGTCCTCCGTCTGTTTGGCAACAGCCTTGGAGATTCCATCCTGGGAGAACGTTACTTACAAGATTTGAGGTCATTAGAAGAACTGGATCTTTCATACAATGAAATCACAAAACTTCACCCCCATCCCTTATTTTATAATCTAACAGCCTTGAAAAGTGTGAACCTGAAATTAAACAAGATATCCAACTTTTGTCAAACCAATCTTACCAGCTTCCAAGgaaaacacttttcattttttaacctTGATTCTAATAATTTGTACAAGACAGAAGATGTGGCCTGGGCCAAGTGCCCCAatcctttcaaaaatattacatttaacTCACTAGACCTTAGTAGCAGTGGCTGGAGCACAGAGAAGGTCCAGTATTTCTGTACAGCCATTAAAGGAActcaaataaattctttacaATTTAGCCCTCATATAATGGGTTCAGGATATGGCTTTGGTAACTTAAAAAATCCAGATAATTCTACTTTTGCAGGACTGGGAAGAAGTAATCTTAGGGTCTTTGATATTTCAGAgggtttcattttctctctcaatcCTTTAGTCTTTCAAAGTCTTGGTAATTTGGAATCACTGAACCTTTTCAAAAACATGATCAATCAAATCCAAAGGCAAGCATTTTTTGGCTTGGGCAACCTACAAATTCTCAATCTCTCAAGTAACCTTTTGGGTGAGTTGTACGATTATACTTTTGAGGGTCTACGTAGTGTAATGTATATTGATTTACAGCAAAATCACATCGGGACAATTGGTAACCAAGCATTCAGGCAATTAGTAAACCTGAAAATAATTGATCTCCGAGATAATGCCATTAAAAGACTCCCTTCCTTTCCACATGTGACCATTGCCTTTTTAGGTGACAATAAGCTAATGTCTGTAGCTGACAGAGGACTAACTGCAACACACCttgatttagaaagaaattggTTGGAAGACCTAGGTAACCTGTATATTCTTTTCCAAATTCGAGATCTGCAGTACATCTTCTTAAAACAGAACCGGTTCTCTTACTGTAGGAAAAGTGCAAATGTTATACAAAACAGTCAGTTAATATTCATGGATCTAGGTGAAAATATGTTACAGCTGGTGTGGGAGAGAGATTTATGTTTGGATGTGTTTGGGGCATTGTCCAAACTTCAGATTCTATATCTGAATAACAACTATCTTAGTGCTCTTCCACAGGAGATTTTTAGAGGTCTAACATCTCTTAAAATACTTAACCTGGCTTCCAACCAGTTGTCTCATCTTTCTCCTGGGCTTTTCCCACAAAGCCTAACAAACCTTAACTTATTTGGAAACCAGCTGTTTTCCCCTGAGCCTGAAGTCTTTATGACTTTGAGTATTCTGGATATAACACATAATAGTTATGTCTGTGACTGTGCTTTGAAGAGCCTGCTGGTGTGGCTGAATGAAACCAATGTAACCCTGGCTGGCTCCCAGTCTGACATGTACTGTGTGTACCCCACTGCCTTTGCAGGGGTACCCCTGTCACTTCTGACATACGATGACTGTGATGAAGATGAACTCCAGCAGACACTCAGATTCTCACTATGCATCATCTCCTCAGTCATTTGTCTCATGTTTCTGGTGGCAGTCATCATTTTTACTCGCTGCCGGGGGACTTGTTTCATCTGGTATAAAACCATCACCAAAAGACTGATAGACAACCAACCACGGGTAGCAGATAAAAGTGAATACAAATATGATGCTTATCTGTGCTACAGCAAAAATGACTTTGAATGGGTCCAGAATTCTTTGCTAAAGCATCTGGATTCACAGTATTTTGATAAAAACAGATTTACCTTGTGTTTTGAGGACAGAGATTTCTTGCCTGGGGAAGAACATATCAACAATATTCGTGATGCCATttggaacagcaggaaaacaatttGCATTGTGACCAGACAGTTTCTCAAAGATGGGTGGTGTGTGGAAGCCTTTAATTTTGCCCAGAGCAGGTATTTCTGTGATCTGAAGGACGTCCTCATTATGGTGGTGGTTGGGTCACTTTCTCAGTATCAACTGAAGAAACACAAACCAATTCGAAACTTCTTACGAAGGAGTCAGTACTTGCGGTGGCCTGAAGATTATCAAGATGTAGATTGGTTTTTAGATAACCTTTCTTGCcaaattctgaaggaaaaaaaagtgcaaaggAAAACCAGTGGTATAGAGCTGCCGCCTATAGCGACTGTCTCACATTGACTGAATGAGCTCCTGGCAAATATCccatttccagctgtgccatggcaggAATAAACAGAAGCTGGCTTCATCTTTCCTTGAAAAGACATGCAGAATGATAACTGTTTCAGTATAGATCCTTCAGAACACAGAGACAAAGCTACCAGCAGATTTACTCCTGGCAAATATCccatttccagctgtgccatggcaggAATAAACAGAAGCTGGCTTCATCTTTCCTTGAAAAGACATGCAGAATGATAACTGTTTCAGTATAAATCCTTCAGAACACAGAGACAAAGCCACCAGCAGATTTATGAAAGTGCAATTGTTTTTATGGACTAAAACGTGCATTTTCAGAAGAACTGAATGAATTGGAGACATGAAAGTGCAATTGTTTTTATGGACtaaaacatgcattttcagaagaattGAATGAATTGGAGATGCTTCGCGTTTTGGATGCATCTTCAGGCACTTTAGTCCTGACTTTTGGAGTACTGCTTAATGGTTTGTTTCAGCTAGAGAAGGCTGATTTTTCAAAGAGAGCCCACGGTACTGTCCAGGAGTGACCAAAAGTGCTCTCAGGCACTGCCAAGCCTGATCGCTGTGGTTCCTGGACTACTTAATTCTGTGCTTGCTGCACTGTAAATTTTCATGTTCTGTTTCACAGTATGATCATTGTTTTGCACCTTTATTCTTTGTATTAGTGTAACACAGATTTCATTTGgttattttcttctcaattaacctcagctcagctggagcatAGAAACTTTGGACTCCATTCATGCCGTTACCCTCTACCAACTTCTCTGCTTGGTGATCAAACTACAATGGTTGGTGTGCATTTGCTACTTGTTCAGCTTTGGTGCTTTTTCACTTGAcctgcctcctgccctccagagAGGAACTGGTATTCCCTTTGGATCTAAGCAGGCCTGAGCCTGCCTCAGAAAGAAGAAACTAcctcagcagctgtgcaggctgtACCCTGGTGACAAGGCTTTTGCATTCTGGGAGTGGGAAATACACTTGTACTTTGTAATTGTCCTGTGCAATTTGGGTTGTCCTCAGCACACCCTTTGTGCTGATCAATTCTAAGGTGTTGTCTTGCTTCTATTGAATTGTTTTTCTAGAGGCATTAATGCCTGGCTTTCTCTTACTTCTCTAATTATTTTACCactgtgtgctcaggtgtgtgtctTCAAGGGGTTGTTTAGGGTCATTTTAATAAAAGTCTGACTCAATGTTCCCTGTTACAGAACCTGTACCTATAACTTCAATGGTGACATACTCCTTGAGTGTACTGTTCATTTCTGTTTGTGCATTTATTCAACAAAAGCTTACCGAAATAATTTCGGTGTGATCTCAGTGAGGTTTTTTGCAGTAGTGAGGAAGCAGGAATGGGAGGTTTTATAAGTTGTCTGCCTCGACCTTAGCTGCAAGCAAATAACATCATCTTTACTCTCTCGATAGAGATGAAATAATGTAATCCACTTTGTGTGAATGCTCATTGTAATATAGATGTGGCTGATCTAATTTACTCTCAGCACAGTATACATGATTTCTCTTGATAAAATTACTACAGCAAAATATCTCTTCCCTCTCAATAAGTGCAGTCATTCAGGAAGGCAGAAAGGGCTAAACCTTGGAATACTTTCCAGGGACGCGGGGTTGCAGATGAAAGGAGGGATTGACTGCGCTGGTGGAGCCCTGGGTGTCGCTGTTGGCTCAGGTAACAGCCCGGCTTTCCTGAACCCCTCCTGtctcctgccactgcagctgctggcaggaggggaaagtcctgctgcaaggagagggctgggaaagcaccagcagctctggcttccCAGAGCCCCCCATGAGCTGTCAGAAAAGCCACCACGGGCATTTCAGCTCTCTGGACTTCTCACATGTCTCTAAAAATGTCCAAATCTTTCTCCTTTTGTCCCGTCAACCACTGCAGATATTTACATGCATCCTTTAAATGCAGAGGCTATACCAAGGAGAATTTCCATAAAACCCACTGGCACATAGCCAAAGCAGGAATGAATCTGTACAGTGAAGATCATCTGCAGGTCCAGGTGCTTAGTCTATGGATCTGTGCCTGGTGTAAGAGTTGGGGACTTAAAAGCACCCttaagaaattatatttgaatATCACAAAATATCTGTGGTCAAGAGTTAATTTAGAGCCCTCTCCACTTAGGACCTTACTGTATATTTACAAAATACTCTTGTCACTTCAGATACTTAAATCTTTCTCCTGCTAACCTGTGTATGCAGGGTTGACAAGTAGATACAGGAGGTGGCTTAAACCAAGTGGAGATGGCTTTTCCATTTCATCTGAAAAGCTTCTGTCTATTTTATGCTTATGCCACTGGTGGGGGTGGCTACATAAcgtttgcatttatttcaggCTTTGGAAAGATCTGACTTTTTATATGGAGATTTTGATAAAACCCCTGGATGAAATTTCATCCTCTGCCTCTGtcattaaaaatcaatttcaaaACTTAAAGAGATCACACCTGTGCTGGAAGCAGATGGGAAAACCTCTTCCACAGAGGCAGGTTAGAAATGTAGAATTAGTCCAGCCTCCCTCTTGAAAATTCTATTGCAAGGGGTCTACAAAAAgcatttacaaaatatttttggagaaCATGCTACTGAACCATTCCTGGCTGTGGAGTGCTTTGCAGGAAAATGAATAACTGCAGTGTCAAATTTTAAAGAGATTCaaaataactttgtttttttactcTTTGTGAAACCATTCCAAGCCTGAGACTCTCAGAACAGATGTAGTTGGTACAGCCTGTCCTATAGGATGAAAAATTGCCTTCATATAGATCATAGGACCCTGATCACCACCTCTGTGGAGTCAGCTACCTTAAATGACAAAGCCTGGGGAATTGTTGAGAAAGGGCTTTTGCTGACTTTATActcctctgctca
This window contains:
- the TLR5 gene encoding toll-like receptor 5, with the protein product MMLCHQLLLVFGLSLASGVCASRSCYSEDQVSIYFYCNLRDVPKDVPKDTEKLFLTYNYIRQVTATSFPLLEHLWLLEMGAQLVFPVTIGKGAFRNLPNLRVLDLGNNKILQLDLDAFVGLPSVTVLRLFGNSLGDSILGERYLQDLRSLEELDLSYNEITKLHPHPLFYNLTALKSVNLKLNKISNFCQTNLTSFQGKHFSFFNLDSNNLYKTEDVAWAKCPNPFKNITFNSLDLSSSGWSTEKVQYFCTAIKGTQINSLQFSPHIMGSGYGFGNLKNPDNSTFAGLGRSNLRVFDISEGFIFSLNPLVFQSLGNLESLNLFKNMINQIQRQAFFGLGNLQILNLSSNLLGELYDYTFEGLRSVMYIDLQQNHIGTIGNQAFRQLVNLKIIDLRDNAIKRLPSFPHVTIAFLGDNKLMSVADRGLTATHLDLERNWLEDLGNLYILFQIRDLQYIFLKQNRFSYCRKSANVIQNSQLIFMDLGENMLQLVWERDLCLDVFGALSKLQILYLNNNYLSALPQEIFRGLTSLKILNLASNQLSHLSPGLFPQSLTNLNLFGNQLFSPEPEVFMTLSILDITHNSYVCDCALKSLLVWLNETNVTLAGSQSDMYCVYPTAFAGVPLSLLTYDDCDEDELQQTLRFSLCIISSVICLMFLVAVIIFTRCRGTCFIWYKTITKRLIDNQPRVADKSEYKYDAYLCYSKNDFEWVQNSLLKHLDSQYFDKNRFTLCFEDRDFLPGEEHINNIRDAIWNSRKTICIVTRQFLKDGWCVEAFNFAQSRYFCDLKDVLIMVVVGSLSQYQLKKHKPIRNFLRRSQYLRWPEDYQDVDWFLDNLSCQILKEKKVQRKTSGIELPPIATVSH